Genomic segment of Bdellovibrionota bacterium:
GCGGCGAGAGTTGCACCCGCTGAGGCAGGGCCCGAAGCGTCCGCTCCAAAATCAGCGCCACGCCGCGTGTCGTCAGCCGCCTGCCGTGGGCGTTCAAAAATACCGCCTCAGTCTTCGGTTCCTTTTTCAGGAGCGTATCTCTTTGAGTCAAATAGCGGAGCAGCGCTTCTTTCGCATAGTCCCCGACCGGTAGAACCCTTTCCTTTCTCCCTTTTCCGACGACACGGATTTCGGCGGAGTCCAAGTCCAGATCGGAAAGATTCAGGGTGACCGCTTCGGCGGCCCGAAGCCCGCAGCCGTAAAGAAGTTCGAGCAGAGCCCGGTCCCGCGGCCCGAGAGTCTCTTTGTCCTTCGGCTGGCGGACCAAAAGATCGATTGTTTTTTCATCGGCTACGCGCGGCATCCGCTTCGGCACTTTCGGACCTTCCACGAGCGCCGTCGGGTCGTCTTTTCGGTATTTCTCCCGCACCATCTGGGCGAAAAAAGTCCGGAGCGTGGAAAGTTTCCGGGCGATGCTGGCGGGAGTTTTCTTTCCGTGAAGTTGGGCAAGAAAGCCGCGGACATGAAAGCGGTCGATCGATCCGACATTGCCCGCACCGAGTCGCTCCGAGATCGCTTTCTTCGCCCGGAGATGGGCCTCGAACTGCTCCAGATCGGAGATGTAATTTCGAACGGTATGGGGGGAGACTCGGCGAACGGTGGAGAGATAGTCGCCGAAAGCGGGGACCAAGGCGTT
This window contains:
- a CDS encoding tyrosine recombinase, which codes for MPLEPNALVPAFGDYLSTVRRVSPHTVRNYISDLEQFEAHLRAKKAISERLGAGNVGSIDRFHVRGFLAQLHGKKTPASIARKLSTLRTFFAQMVREKYRKDDPTALVEGPKVPKRMPRVADEKTIDLLVRQPKDKETLGPRDRALLELLYGCGLRAAEAVTLNLSDLDLDSAEIRVVGKGRKERVLPVGDYAKEALLRYLTQRDTLLKKEPKTEAVFLNAHGRRLTTRGVALILERTLRALPQRVQLSPHALRHSFATHLLDHGADLRVIQELLGHANLATTEKYTAVSLGRLRTVYKQAHPRARRMAGE